From Echinicola jeungdonensis, the proteins below share one genomic window:
- a CDS encoding glycoside hydrolase family 31 protein: MNIKHIFAAFLILLTSTSLIWAQDGRRGFSKKQNTYLMTSGDQTLRLEFYSPEVVRVRSIWEGEFEDRYSYMLQKQNWDLIQVKSEEKDDGYVFETGKLIVKVDKEFLKVAFYDENGDLLSGEKIDKEEGGAYQDGDKVGARKTLMADEHFFGFGERMDFVDQRGKKLDLNVGRGLGRPHIIGAYNVLEANYCPVPFFMSTRGYGIFFHNSFPTHWDLGADKKDEMQFEAENGELDYFFMYGPDFPKLLYHYTGLTGRSPLLPRFAHGLHVGTYSGGTWGHEEMTSTHYVVKLARKYREKGIPLDVLHLDSTWRMFGKEGGSGATTFEWRETFKNPESMFDSLYAMNLNAVGLHVRPRFDNGNYLDLLDQAREKGHVYPEENNPGEFVNVFDQEAVDWWWEKGVMRIAEMGAMFLKTDEGSAFGRKANESDKTGPTSKEARRLHNIFPVAYAKAPYEKFKEYNGMRGMNHTREGYAGIQRYPFIWAGDWPSEWQYYGPVIKAGINIGLSGVGYWSHNMGGFEHLADPELYARWVQFGMFSPVAHVFGMDHPGYKEPWNYGEEAEQIFTKYDKLRYRLIPYIYSTAFKQYNTGLPIMRALVLEHQDDYNTYNVDDQYYFGNQMIVCPVITKEAKTRIVYLPEGTWYDYWSGEKYEGEDYYNIVTPLEKLPVFVKKGAIIPMQPEVMYDEKEPYGDITLDIFPGEKGSFELFEDDGVSEDYMKGKYAITSITSEKMIDGSMKVTVEAAKGEFDPGTRNYIIKVHIDKAPASLNVDGKDLAFIDKKEVEIGKPGYAYDAGNQVLWAATDKAPNERKSFNIKF; encoded by the coding sequence ATGAATATTAAACATATCTTCGCAGCTTTTTTGATTTTATTAACCTCTACTTCCCTCATATGGGCACAAGATGGTAGGAGAGGGTTTAGCAAAAAACAAAACACCTATTTGATGACCTCTGGTGATCAAACCTTAAGATTGGAATTTTACTCCCCAGAAGTGGTGCGGGTCCGTTCTATCTGGGAGGGTGAATTTGAGGACCGCTATTCCTACATGCTCCAAAAACAGAACTGGGATCTGATTCAAGTGAAATCTGAAGAAAAGGATGATGGGTATGTTTTTGAAACCGGAAAGCTAATTGTAAAAGTTGATAAGGAATTCCTCAAGGTTGCCTTTTATGATGAAAATGGGGATTTGCTTTCAGGGGAAAAAATAGACAAGGAAGAAGGCGGTGCTTACCAGGATGGAGATAAGGTGGGTGCAAGGAAAACCCTGATGGCAGATGAACATTTTTTTGGATTTGGAGAAAGAATGGATTTTGTGGACCAAAGAGGCAAAAAGCTGGACCTTAATGTAGGGCGTGGATTGGGTAGACCCCATATCATTGGAGCTTATAATGTTTTGGAAGCCAATTATTGCCCTGTTCCATTTTTTATGAGTACGAGGGGTTATGGTATCTTTTTCCATAATTCTTTCCCTACCCATTGGGATTTGGGAGCAGATAAAAAGGATGAAATGCAATTTGAAGCGGAAAACGGAGAGTTGGATTACTTCTTTATGTATGGGCCAGATTTTCCCAAGCTATTGTATCATTACACCGGCTTGACCGGAAGGTCTCCATTATTGCCAAGATTTGCCCATGGTCTCCATGTGGGAACTTACAGTGGGGGAACCTGGGGGCATGAAGAAATGACTTCAACCCATTACGTAGTAAAACTTGCCAGAAAGTATAGGGAAAAAGGAATCCCATTGGATGTCCTCCATTTAGATTCTACCTGGAGAATGTTCGGTAAGGAAGGTGGCAGTGGAGCCACTACTTTTGAGTGGAGAGAAACTTTTAAGAATCCGGAAAGCATGTTTGACAGCCTTTATGCCATGAACCTAAATGCTGTTGGGCTGCATGTGCGCCCAAGGTTTGATAATGGAAATTACCTGGACCTGTTGGATCAGGCTAGGGAAAAAGGACATGTATATCCAGAAGAGAACAATCCGGGGGAATTTGTAAATGTATTTGACCAGGAAGCTGTTGATTGGTGGTGGGAAAAAGGTGTGATGCGGATTGCAGAAATGGGCGCCATGTTCCTTAAAACCGATGAGGGAAGTGCATTTGGCCGAAAAGCCAATGAAAGTGATAAAACCGGTCCAACTTCCAAGGAGGCAAGAAGGTTGCACAATATATTCCCCGTAGCTTATGCAAAGGCTCCATATGAGAAATTCAAGGAGTACAATGGCATGAGAGGGATGAACCATACCCGTGAAGGTTACGCCGGCATCCAACGTTACCCATTTATCTGGGCAGGTGACTGGCCTAGTGAATGGCAATATTATGGCCCCGTGATCAAAGCTGGTATCAATATTGGTCTTTCCGGAGTTGGATACTGGTCCCACAATATGGGGGGATTTGAGCACTTGGCAGACCCTGAGCTGTATGCCCGTTGGGTGCAGTTTGGCATGTTCAGCCCTGTTGCCCATGTATTTGGTATGGATCACCCCGGTTATAAGGAGCCTTGGAATTATGGTGAAGAAGCGGAACAAATTTTCACCAAATATGATAAGCTTCGTTATCGTTTGATCCCCTATATCTACAGCACAGCCTTTAAGCAATATAATACAGGACTTCCCATCATGAGAGCCTTGGTATTGGAGCATCAGGACGATTACAATACCTATAACGTGGATGACCAATACTACTTTGGCAATCAAATGATCGTATGCCCGGTAATCACCAAAGAAGCCAAAACAAGGATTGTTTATCTTCCTGAAGGGACTTGGTATGACTACTGGAGCGGTGAAAAATATGAAGGTGAGGATTATTACAATATTGTCACCCCGTTGGAGAAGCTGCCGGTTTTTGTGAAGAAAGGAGCTATCATTCCTATGCAACCAGAAGTGATGTATGATGAAAAAGAGCCTTATGGGGATATCACTTTGGATATTTTCCCCGGGGAAAAAGGTTCATTCGAATTGTTTGAAGATGATGGGGTTTCAGAAGATTATATGAAAGGGAAATACGCCATCACTTCAATTACTTCTGAAAAAATGATTGATGGTTCTATGAAAGTAACAGTCGAAGCTGCTAAAGGGGAGTTTGACCCAGGCACTCGCAACTATATCATCAAGGTCCATATAGATAAAGCCCCTGCAAGCCTTAATGTAGATGGGAAGGATTTAGCTTTCATTGATAAAAAAGAGGTTGAAATTGGAAAGCCTGGTTATGCTTATGATGCAGGAAACCAGGTGTTGTGGGCAGCAACTGACAAGGCTCCTAATGAGCGTAAATCTTTTAATATCAAATTTTAA